One genomic region from Vanessa tameamea isolate UH-Manoa-2023 chromosome 14, ilVanTame1 primary haplotype, whole genome shotgun sequence encodes:
- the LOC113398538 gene encoding organic cation transporter protein-like produces the protein MEQRKEINLDSVLESLRPYGRYNLLNFVLLLFPVLLSSFYECGFIFEAQEQTYRCKVFGCDGRYNDTSWVDYAIPKNKERDRPDSCKRYVPLNVTEFQCTPEQFSNETMPCDAYVYEQSQSLVEEFNLGCQEWKRALVGTVHNSGMFAAMLVTGAISDRFGRRVAVGMAATASFIFGIARAFAPGYLSYLTLHFLEAGFGGGLYPSAYVFAVELVGLKQRVIVSAMCNMTFVVGVVLIAMLAWFVNNWRTYILILYSPAIIVGIYVWFMNESARWLLSKGKKDQAIKTLKRAAKINNLDPRNLELDALSDPLLKSDNQTVDKKSQFSKAIRSSIIWKRLLICSFLWLTCSLVYYGLSINSVSLSGNKYVSFMLVVLVEIPAYIVVVIVLDKYGRKKTMITTYLTCAATSLLFAFLPRSDWWSIPLYLIGKWSVTLTYSSVYIYVSEVFPTNMRQTLISVCSTAGRIGSLIAPLTPLLSVYHRSMPTVIFGGMCFLSSLLVIMLPETRNMRLPDTIEEAEELSRMKSKTDTS, from the exons ATGGAACAGAGGAAAGAAATCAATCTAGACTCGGTCCTCGAAAGCCTGAGACCGTACGGACGTTACAATCTATTGAATTTCGTCCTGCTACTGTTCCCCGTACTATTGAGCAGTTTCTACGAATGTGGATTCATCTTCGAAGCGCAGGAACAGACGTACAG ATGCAAAGTGTTCGGCTGTGATGGAAGATACAATGACACTTCTTGGGTTGATTACGCTATaccgaaaaataaagaaagggATCGACCGGATTCCTGCAAAAGATACGTGCCTTTAAACGTCACGGAATTCCAATGTACGCCTGAACAGTTCTCCAATGAGACCATGCCTTGTGATGCCTATGTTTATGAACAGAGTCAGTCTCTCGTTGAAGAG tTTAATTTAGGTTGTCAGGAATGGAAAAGGGCGCTTGTAGGCACGGTGCACAATTCCGGCATGTTCGCAGCGATGCTTGTGACCGGAGCGATATCTGACAGATTCGGTCGTAGAGTTGCTGTGGGTATGGCGGCCACGGCTAGTTTCATATTCGGCATAGCAAGGGCATTTGCTCCAGGATATCTGTCATATTTGACCTTGCACTTCTTGGAAGCTGGATTTGGGGGTGGATTATACCCATCCGCATACGTTTTTG CGGTAGAGCTGGTCGGTCTAAAGCAACGGGTGATTGTCTCAGCCATGTGCAATATGACATTCGTCGTCGGCGTCGTTCTGATCGCCATGCTCGCCTGGTTCGTCAACAACTGGAGAACCTACATCCTCATTCTGTACAGCCCCGCAATCATCGTTGGAATATACGTCTGGTTCATGAACGAAAGCGCAAGATGGCTGCTCAGCAAAGGGAAAAAAGACCAAGCGATCAAAACATTAAAGCGAgctgcaaaaataaataatttagatccaCGCAATTTAGAATTAGACGCATTAAGTGATCCGTTGCTTAAATCAGACAATCAGACAGTTGACAAGAAATCTCAGTTTTCAAAAGCGATTCGTTCGAGTATTATTTGGAAGAGATTATTAATATGTTCGTTTCTGTGGTTAACATGTTCGTTGGTTTATTACGGGCTTTCGATAAATTCGGTGTCGTTGAGTGGTAATAAATACGTGAGCTTCATGTTGGTGGTGTTGGTGGAAATACCTGCGTACATTGTGGTTGTTATTGTGTTGGATAAATACGGTCGGAAGAAAACAATGATTACAACATATTTGACGTGCGCCGCAACGAGCTTGCTGTTTGCATTTTTGCCGAGAT CGGATTGGTGGTCCATCCCGCTATATCTCATTGGCAAGTGGAGCGTCACTCTCACGTACAGCTCCGTGTACATCTACGTGTCTGAAGTGTTCCCGACTAACATGAGGCAGACCCTTATCAGCGTGTGCTCGACGGCTGGAAGAATCGGATCACTGATTGCACCGTTGACGCCATTActg TCGGTGTATCACAGATCGATGCCTACAGTCATATTCGGCGGCATGTGCTTCTTATCCAGTCTCTTGGTCATAATGTTACCAGAGACAAGAAACATGAGACTACCAGACACCATCGAAGAGGCGGAGGAACTATCTCGAATGAAAAGCAAAACTGATacgtcataa